From Acinonyx jubatus isolate Ajub_Pintada_27869175 chromosome B2, VMU_Ajub_asm_v1.0, whole genome shotgun sequence, a single genomic window includes:
- the HFE gene encoding hereditary hemochromatosis protein isoform X2, which yields MGPRARRALLLLFLLFLLRTGAAHRRPPRSHSLSYLFMGASVPDLGLPLFEALGYVDDQLFVSYNHESRRAEPRAQWLEDGAPSQLWLQLSQSLKGWDHMFIVDFWTIMDNHNHSKVTKLGVSSESHTLQVILGCEVREDNSTRGFWNYGYDGQNYLEFRPETLDWRAAEPRAWATKLEWEVSAIRAKQNRAYLERDCPMQLQSLLALGTGVLDRQVTTLRCQALNFYPQNITMRWLKDRRPLEAKDVEPQDVLPNGDGTYQGWLAVAVPPGEEHRYTCLVEHPGLNQPLAATWEPSVPSTLVIGAISGIAVCVILFVIGVLFRIFRKRQASRGAMGDYVLAECE from the exons ATGGGCCCGCGAGCGCGGCGCGCGCTGCTCCTGCTGTTCCTGCTGTTCCTGCTGCGGACCGGGGCTGCGCACCGGCGGCCGCCGC GGTCCCACTCCCTGAGCTACCTCTTCATGGGCGCCTCAGTGCCAGACCTTGGGCTGCCCCTGTTCGAGGCCTTGGGCTACGTGGACGACCAGCTGTTCGTGTCCTACAATCACGAGAGTCGCAGGGCAGAGCCCCGTGCCCAGTGGCTCGAGGATGGGGCCCCCAGCCAGCTGTGGCTGCAGCTGAGTCAGAGCCTGAAAGGGTGGGATCACATGTTCATCGTGGACTTCTGGACCATCATGGACAACCACAACCACAGCAAGG TAACAAAGCTCGGGGTGTCGTCAGAGTCCCACACGCTGCAAGTGATCCTGGGCTGTGAGGTGCGAGAGGACAACAGCACCAGGGGCTTCTGGAACTACGGCTACGACGGGCAGAACTACCTTGAATTCCGCCCTGAGACGCTGGACTGGAGGGctgcagagcccagggcctgggccACCAAGCTGGAGTGGGAAGTGAGCGCGATTCGGGCCAAACAGAACAGGGCCTACCTGGAGAGGGACTGTCCCATGCAGCTGCAGAGTTTGCTGGCGCTGGGGACAGGGGTTCTGGACCGGCAAG TGACCACTCTAcggtgtcaggctctgaactTCTACCCCCAGAACATCACCATGAGGTGGCTGAAGGACAGGCGGCCACTGGAGGCCAAGGACGTTGAGCCTCAGGACGTGCTGCCCAACGGGGACGGGACCTACCAGGGCTGGTTGGCCGTGGCCGTGCCTCCCGGGGAAGAGCACAGATACACCTGCCTGGTGGAGCACCCGGGGCTAAACCAGCCCCTCGCTGCCACGTGGG AGCCATCGGTGCCCAGCACCCTGGTCATTGGAGCCATCAGTGGGATCGCTGTTTGTGTCATCCTCTTTGTTATTGGAGTTCTGTTCCGAATCTTCAGGAAAAGGCAGGCTTCGA GAGGAGCCATGGGGGACTACGTGTTGGCTGAATGTGAGTGA
- the HFE gene encoding hereditary hemochromatosis protein isoform X1, with protein sequence MGPRARRALLLLFLLFLLRTGAAHRRPPRSHSLSYLFMGASVPDLGLPLFEALGYVDDQLFVSYNHESRRAEPRAQWLEDGAPSQLWLQLSQSLKGWDHMFIVDFWTIMDNHNHSKVTKLGVSSESHTLQVILGCEVREDNSTRGFWNYGYDGQNYLEFRPETLDWRAAEPRAWATKLEWEVSAIRAKQNRAYLERDCPMQLQSLLALGTGVLDRQVPPLLKVTHHVASAVTTLRCQALNFYPQNITMRWLKDRRPLEAKDVEPQDVLPNGDGTYQGWLAVAVPPGEEHRYTCLVEHPGLNQPLAATWEPSVPSTLVIGAISGIAVCVILFVIGVLFRIFRKRQASRGAMGDYVLAECE encoded by the exons ATGGGCCCGCGAGCGCGGCGCGCGCTGCTCCTGCTGTTCCTGCTGTTCCTGCTGCGGACCGGGGCTGCGCACCGGCGGCCGCCGC GGTCCCACTCCCTGAGCTACCTCTTCATGGGCGCCTCAGTGCCAGACCTTGGGCTGCCCCTGTTCGAGGCCTTGGGCTACGTGGACGACCAGCTGTTCGTGTCCTACAATCACGAGAGTCGCAGGGCAGAGCCCCGTGCCCAGTGGCTCGAGGATGGGGCCCCCAGCCAGCTGTGGCTGCAGCTGAGTCAGAGCCTGAAAGGGTGGGATCACATGTTCATCGTGGACTTCTGGACCATCATGGACAACCACAACCACAGCAAGG TAACAAAGCTCGGGGTGTCGTCAGAGTCCCACACGCTGCAAGTGATCCTGGGCTGTGAGGTGCGAGAGGACAACAGCACCAGGGGCTTCTGGAACTACGGCTACGACGGGCAGAACTACCTTGAATTCCGCCCTGAGACGCTGGACTGGAGGGctgcagagcccagggcctgggccACCAAGCTGGAGTGGGAAGTGAGCGCGATTCGGGCCAAACAGAACAGGGCCTACCTGGAGAGGGACTGTCCCATGCAGCTGCAGAGTTTGCTGGCGCTGGGGACAGGGGTTCTGGACCGGCAAG TGCCTCCCTTGCTGAAGGTGACTCATCATGTGGCCTCTGCAGTGACCACTCTAcggtgtcaggctctgaactTCTACCCCCAGAACATCACCATGAGGTGGCTGAAGGACAGGCGGCCACTGGAGGCCAAGGACGTTGAGCCTCAGGACGTGCTGCCCAACGGGGACGGGACCTACCAGGGCTGGTTGGCCGTGGCCGTGCCTCCCGGGGAAGAGCACAGATACACCTGCCTGGTGGAGCACCCGGGGCTAAACCAGCCCCTCGCTGCCACGTGGG AGCCATCGGTGCCCAGCACCCTGGTCATTGGAGCCATCAGTGGGATCGCTGTTTGTGTCATCCTCTTTGTTATTGGAGTTCTGTTCCGAATCTTCAGGAAAAGGCAGGCTTCGA GAGGAGCCATGGGGGACTACGTGTTGGCTGAATGTGAGTGA
- the HFE gene encoding hereditary hemochromatosis protein isoform X3 — protein MGASVPDLGLPLFEALGYVDDQLFVSYNHESRRAEPRAQWLEDGAPSQLWLQLSQSLKGWDHMFIVDFWTIMDNHNHSKVTKLGVSSESHTLQVILGCEVREDNSTRGFWNYGYDGQNYLEFRPETLDWRAAEPRAWATKLEWEVSAIRAKQNRAYLERDCPMQLQSLLALGTGVLDRQVPPLLKVTHHVASAVTTLRCQALNFYPQNITMRWLKDRRPLEAKDVEPQDVLPNGDGTYQGWLAVAVPPGEEHRYTCLVEHPGLNQPLAATWEPSVPSTLVIGAISGIAVCVILFVIGVLFRIFRKRQASRGAMGDYVLAECE, from the exons ATGGGCGCCTCAGTGCCAGACCTTGGGCTGCCCCTGTTCGAGGCCTTGGGCTACGTGGACGACCAGCTGTTCGTGTCCTACAATCACGAGAGTCGCAGGGCAGAGCCCCGTGCCCAGTGGCTCGAGGATGGGGCCCCCAGCCAGCTGTGGCTGCAGCTGAGTCAGAGCCTGAAAGGGTGGGATCACATGTTCATCGTGGACTTCTGGACCATCATGGACAACCACAACCACAGCAAGG TAACAAAGCTCGGGGTGTCGTCAGAGTCCCACACGCTGCAAGTGATCCTGGGCTGTGAGGTGCGAGAGGACAACAGCACCAGGGGCTTCTGGAACTACGGCTACGACGGGCAGAACTACCTTGAATTCCGCCCTGAGACGCTGGACTGGAGGGctgcagagcccagggcctgggccACCAAGCTGGAGTGGGAAGTGAGCGCGATTCGGGCCAAACAGAACAGGGCCTACCTGGAGAGGGACTGTCCCATGCAGCTGCAGAGTTTGCTGGCGCTGGGGACAGGGGTTCTGGACCGGCAAG TGCCTCCCTTGCTGAAGGTGACTCATCATGTGGCCTCTGCAGTGACCACTCTAcggtgtcaggctctgaactTCTACCCCCAGAACATCACCATGAGGTGGCTGAAGGACAGGCGGCCACTGGAGGCCAAGGACGTTGAGCCTCAGGACGTGCTGCCCAACGGGGACGGGACCTACCAGGGCTGGTTGGCCGTGGCCGTGCCTCCCGGGGAAGAGCACAGATACACCTGCCTGGTGGAGCACCCGGGGCTAAACCAGCCCCTCGCTGCCACGTGGG AGCCATCGGTGCCCAGCACCCTGGTCATTGGAGCCATCAGTGGGATCGCTGTTTGTGTCATCCTCTTTGTTATTGGAGTTCTGTTCCGAATCTTCAGGAAAAGGCAGGCTTCGA GAGGAGCCATGGGGGACTACGTGTTGGCTGAATGTGAGTGA